A segment of the Candidatus Margulisiibacteriota bacterium genome:
AGAGCCGGAAAAGAAAGAGAAGGCAAGCTTTTTATTCTGCCAGGCAAGAGAGAACGCTTCAGCCGCGATCGGGAAAAGAATAAAGAAAATATCCTGCGGGCGTATCAAAATAACCAGCCCGCCCCATAAGCCGAGAAAGAGCCAATCTTTATAATTTTTTATCTGCCAGGTTTTATACCAATAGTAAGTGAAGCCCGAAACCGCGAACACGGTCAAAATGTGAGACATGGTGGGCTCATTAAATTCATAAAAAATTAAAGCAGAGGCATAAAAGAGGATAAAAAATGCCATAAAACTTATCAGGGGAGTAAAGAAAAATCGCAGAAAACGGTAAATGAAAAGCAAACCAAACAGCCCGTAGCCCATGGAAGCAAACACTATGAAAAAATCGTAAACAAACGAAATTCCATCTGTCGGAACGGAAAATCCGAGCGTGTTTAACAATAGGGAAAGACCATGCCCGACCATAAAAGCCGGCGCCCAAAGAATTGCCGGGCCTACCGACCATAGGTTGCCGGTGAGTCCCTGGCTGGTTTTCGCGTTGGCCAGATCCGGCAGGTTGAAACGGCGGAAGTCATTTTCAAAATCAAGATTATGGTCAATAATGGCGCAACGGAGATAAGCGAAATAGCCGACGCAATCAGTCTCTGACATCATGAAATTCTGATAGCGCAAACGATACAGAACGTTGCCGGCTTCACTGAAGTAAACGCCGATGGGAGAAGGAACATTGGCAAGAGCTTTGAAGACGGGCGTCAATGATCCCAAAAAAATAAGTCCTATAATGACGGCAACCGCCAGACGATCATTAAACACAAATTTGAATTTAGATGCCTGAACGGTAGGATTTCGGCTGGATTTTTTATGAGGCTTATTCACTTTCACTTGGTTTAATTGTAACGGATTTCTTCTCTAACGACAAGCCGCTTTCCGGCAACTAGGCTATAATTCGAGCTCAAGCCAGAATACAATCAGTTTGACAATAAAAAATAGAAAGCGGATAATTGGCAAAGTAGTTTGGAAACCAGCGAATGAACTTCGCGGTTTCCGTAGGAGGAAATTGACATGAAGATCGTGATGTTGTCCCCGTATTTTTTTCCGCACACGGGTGGAACCGAAAAATATGTCCGTGACCTGTCGACGGCCCTGATCCAGGAAGGGCATGAGGTGACGGTCATCACCAATAACCTGCCGAAGAGCAAAAA
Coding sequences within it:
- a CDS encoding glycosyltransferase family 39 protein is translated as MKVNKPHKKSSRNPTVQASKFKFVFNDRLAVAVIIGLIFLGSLTPVFKALANVPSPIGVYFSEAGNVLYRLRYQNFMMSETDCVGYFAYLRCAIIDHNLDFENDFRRFNLPDLANAKTSQGLTGNLWSVGPAILWAPAFMVGHGLSLLLNTLGFSVPTDGISFVYDFFIVFASMGYGLFGLLFIYRFLRFFFTPLISFMAFFILFYASALIFYEFNEPTMSHILTVFAVSGFTYYWYKTWQIKNYKDWLFLGLWGGLVILIRPQDIFFILFPIAAEAFSLAWQNKKLAFSFFSGSLLLSLTMAICFIPQMLAWKILYGSFLTIPQGSGFMQWGKPQIFPLLFSTNHGLITYTPIVFFSLLGLFLFNRENKRTRFLFWSFIAIFLAELYINSVVSDWNAGWSFGARRFLSCSIIFAWGLGNLLQTIFKYKKIFFISLGVFGLLIIFNLLFYVQWYYGLIPRADTLTWQLYFYGKIDAFRVWLKVMRYLIPII